One region of Termitidicoccus mucosus genomic DNA includes:
- the pheA gene encoding prephenate dehydratase, giving the protein MDLNPLREKIDDIDRQLVELLNRRLSLAAEIGKFKRHSGGPIYVAEREDAVFRKVTALNEGPIKNDALRAIYREIMSAAIALEKPLVIAYLGPEATNSHAAALKKFGASVDYQPLLTFADIFTAVEKGEADYGIIPIENSTEGSVRDALDQFVTSDLKIVAQLNLEISYALISPEPLEKITKVYSKDQALAQCRLWLQRHLPHAQLVNASSTAHAVEIARDEPGAAAVAPPIAATHYGVPMLMRNIQDKANNTTRFFVIGKTPSGPVGGGRDMTSFLISLGDEASRQPGALLRMLKPLTERGINMSKIESRPSKRLAWDYYFYLDVTGHYDDPAMRAAVEELRTFCPLVKWLGSYPVAA; this is encoded by the coding sequence ATGGACCTCAATCCCCTTCGCGAAAAAATCGACGACATCGACCGCCAGCTCGTCGAACTGCTCAACCGCCGCCTCTCGCTCGCCGCGGAAATCGGAAAATTCAAGCGGCACTCCGGCGGTCCCATCTATGTCGCCGAACGCGAGGACGCCGTGTTCCGCAAAGTCACCGCGCTCAACGAGGGGCCGATCAAAAACGACGCCCTGCGCGCCATCTACCGCGAAATCATGTCCGCGGCCATCGCGCTGGAAAAGCCGCTCGTCATCGCCTACCTCGGGCCGGAGGCGACCAACAGCCACGCCGCCGCGCTGAAAAAATTCGGCGCCAGCGTGGACTACCAGCCGCTGCTCACTTTCGCCGACATCTTCACCGCCGTCGAAAAAGGCGAGGCCGACTACGGCATCATCCCGATTGAAAATTCCACCGAAGGCTCGGTGCGCGACGCGCTCGACCAGTTTGTCACCTCCGACCTGAAAATCGTCGCGCAACTCAACCTCGAAATCTCCTACGCGCTCATCTCCCCGGAGCCGCTCGAAAAAATCACCAAGGTTTATTCCAAGGACCAGGCGCTCGCGCAATGCCGCCTCTGGCTCCAGCGCCACCTGCCGCATGCGCAGCTCGTCAACGCGTCCAGCACCGCGCACGCCGTCGAGATCGCCCGCGACGAACCCGGCGCCGCCGCCGTGGCGCCGCCCATCGCCGCCACGCACTACGGCGTGCCGATGCTCATGCGCAACATCCAGGACAAGGCCAACAACACCACGCGCTTCTTCGTCATCGGCAAGACCCCCTCCGGCCCCGTCGGTGGCGGACGCGACATGACGAGCTTCCTCATCTCGCTCGGCGACGAGGCCTCGCGCCAGCCCGGCGCGCTGCTGCGCATGCTCAAGCCGCTCACCGAGCGCGGCATCAACATGTCGAAAATCGAGTCGCGCCCGAGCAAGCGCCTCGCCTGGGATTATTACTTTTATCTCGACGTGACCGGCCACTACGACGACCCGG